The Treponema primitia ZAS-1 DNA segment AGTCCCGCTTGGAGTCGAGGTTACCCATAAAGAGCCGGTCCTGCAGTCCCAGTTTGATGCGGGCGGCGGCACGGGTGACCTTGCGGGTCACAAAGGTTTCCCCCCTAAGGGGGCTTTCATGATTAAAGAGAATGCCGTTGCTGGCGTGCATCCCGTAGCTCTCCCGGTAATTGACGGTTATCCAATAGGCGTAGAGCTTTGCACAGGCATAAGGGCTTCGGGGATAGAAGGGGGTGGTTTCCTTTTGGGGAATTTCCTGGACCTTGCCGTATAACTCCGAGGTTGAGGCCTGATAAAACCGGACCTTCTTTTCCAGGCCAAGAATCCGGATTGCCTCCAGCAGGCGGAGGGTACCGATGCCGTCATCGTCCGCGGTATACTCGGGTACTTCAAAAGAAACCTGCACATGGCTTTGGGCGCCCAGGTTGTAGATTTCATCGGGTTGGACGTACTGGATAATACGTATTAGGTTTGAAGTGTCGGTCAGGTCCCCGTAATGAAGGATAAAATGTTTATTCTTGACATGGGGGTCCTGGTAGAGGTGGTCAACACGCTGGGTATTGAAGCTGGAAGAGCGGCGTTTGATGCCGTGGACCTCATAGCCTTTCTTCAAGAGAAATTCTGACAGATACGCTCCGTCTTGTCCGGTCACACCGGTGATGAGGGCCGTTTTCATTAATAAATTCCTTTCTCACTTAATTAATTAAACAGGACTTGGTGATGGGGACGATTTTTATTAAAATCAATATCCTGAAAAATTATCTACAGATAAAAGCGATGGATTACAAGGAGACTTATATGTTTTTGCTCTAATAAACTGAGATAATTTATATATTTTTTTCAAAAATATTGTGAATTTCAATGGCTCTAAACTGTTAACTTCCCAAGCATGTTTATCTTCAATTAGAGCATTAATTCTTGATTTTATCCCCGAATTGCTCACACCACCTATTCTCATATAAACAAGAACTTTAGGTAAATAAGATATAGAAATAGAATATTTTTCAAGAAGACGTAATAATATTTCGTAGTCGGCAGCACTGCCGCAATCAAGGCGAAAATTACCATATTTTATATAGATTTCTTTTTTAACAAAGAAAGACGGGTGAGGTATCATCCATCCGGATTTAAATGATTTTCGTTCTCCTGATTTCCAATAACGATAGGGTTTATTATTCTTTACATAAAGCAAATCTCCATATACAGCATCGCTTCCAGTTTTATCAAATTCTCTGCTTATGAAATATAAAACATCATTAGCTGAATAACAATCATCACTATTTAATATCCCAATAATAGTACCAGTTGCAATTTCAATACCCTTATTCATCGCATCATATATACCGGCATCAGGCGAAGAAATATATTTAATTATTTTAGGGTATTTCTCCGCATATTCTTTAATTATATCCAAAGTACCATCTACTGAAGCGCCATCTACAATAATATATTCTAAATTAACATCAACTTGAGATAGCGCAGATTTAATCGTATTACGCATTGTTATAACGCTATTATAACAAACAGTTACTATTGATATTTTCATTTATGTCTTATTGCTTATTAAATTAATTATTTCCATTGCAAATTTATGAATATTACTGTTATAGTTATGGGAAACAACGTCTTTCATATTGCAAAGGCAAGATAACATTTTATTAGCTAGATCATCAGGATCTTTAGGGTTAAAAAAAGAGCAATTATTAATTATCTGCTCCCTATGTAAAGGTATATCTGAAACTAAAATATATTTATTTAAAGCTTTTGCATCTTCAACAACAGTACTCCAACCCTCAAACAATGAAGGCTGAATTATACACACAGCATTATTCATTATCTGCAGTTGTTCATCACGATCAATAAAACCTAAAAATGATACAGAACTATCAATATCCTTTTCTTCGACAAAGTTTTGCAACATGGTAAAATATTCGGGGTTTCTATTATCATATTCTTTGCCGGTAAAAATAACCTTTAGTTCAATACCATTCCTCTTCAATATATCAATTGCTTGTAAAACAATAACCTGATTCTTATGCCTCCAAAATTGGTTGGGTGATATAAAATATAATTGAGGCAAATTATATTTTATTTTTAAAGCAAAGAAATCTACTGTTTTATATTGATCCCCTATTATACTGACAAAAGAAATAATTTCTGTTTTATTTTTAGCCCGGGGGTAAAACATCTTAAAATCTGCCAGTGCAGTAGAGCTGCTAAAAATAATTGGATATCCTTTTCGGATCATCAATAACCTATTCCAGTGACGTAAAGTACATTCAAATACTCGAAAAAAATGCGGTAAATATCGATCTTGAAAATCTGGGATCCAATAATATGCAGATTTTATATTGTTTGTATTAATATGTGTAGCAAACGGATAAACAAAGTCTATTTTTTCTAAAGGTAATTTAATTTCAAAAAGACCACGATAAAAAAATAAATCACTTATAATATTTATTATTTTCTTTAAAAATGATAATTTAATATTGGTTTCTAAAAATTCTATATAAGGATAATTAATCGCTTTAATAGCATCTAATCCAATTTTATATTGATGAATAATCGTTATCTTTGGTTTCACTCCATTATCCGATAGGCTATTTAATGCCTTTATTATATTAAGAACATAATAAGTACCTCCTATCCAAGTTTCATCAAAATTATAAAGTAATGTTAAATGTTTTCTTTCAGCCACTTTGCCAACTCTTTTATTCCCATTTCCAGACTGTAATTATTAACAAACCCATAGGAGGTTAATTTATTTATATCAGATCGCCAATTTATAGGATCACCTTCTCTAATTTGTTGGTTAAAAATAATATTGATATTATCCCTGATATTTTTACATAACAATGTAGCTGCTTCTTTAATAGTAGTCTCTATTCCTGACGATATATTTATTGCTTCACTGTTAAATTCTGCGAATTTTATAATATGATCAATGGCTCTTACCAAATCTTCTATATAGATGAAATCTCTAGATTCATTTCCCGTGCCAAATAATTCTATATTATCACTATTTTTCACCTTTTGAAATATATCCCAGAATATTTGTTTCCTTAAACCCACGCCATAAACAGAGAATATACGTAAATTTATGGTTTGAATCCCATATAATAAAAAGAATTCTTTGCTTATAATCTCTGCCTGCTGTTTATGCCACCCATATGGAGAGATTGGGTTCATCATCATATCTTCGCTTATAGGCAATTTTTTAGGACTACCATAGACAGCAGCCGACGATAAATTTATAAACTTACATTTAGAATTAAATTGCCGTAAAGAGTTAAGTATCCTAAAAACATTAACGGTATTAAGATGATAATCCTTCAATGGATTAACAAATGATTCGGGAACGTTTGCAGCACCAGAACAATTAACACAAACATCAAATTGCTGCGCCTTAAATATTACTGAAAAATCTGGGCTTATTGTGTCTATTGAATAATACTTATTATTATTTTTGGAATCAACAACTATATCTGACTCCCAAACATCATTATTTTGTTTTGAAAAATAAGAAACGCAATGAGAACCAATAAAACCTTTTGAACCGATAATGATTATTTTCATATAACTAATTATTGTGTCAGAGCCTATTTCCAGTTACCAAAGCAAATATTTTTGGTAATTTTTTTCGAATTATTACGCCAATAGTTAAAAACAGTGTTGTTCCAAATATCGCAATACAGAAATATTGTAACAATACACCGGCCAATCCGGATATTGGAATAATTCGCATATAAAGTTTATTCAACACAAGCAAATAGGGTAAATGAATAGCAAAAACAAAAAACGAGTATTTCTCCAATTTTTTAAGAAACTCATATAGATATTTTTTTCTTACAAGAAACCAAGATAATCTTATTAAGAATATACATCCAAGGAAAGTATTAATAGTATGAATTTGTGGGACATGCTTATTAAAAAATAATTCAATACATAATGTTAACAAGCAGACAACGGCTAATTCTATTATATTTATTTTATCGATTTTTCCTTCATTTAATGAATATTTTACAATATAATAACCCAATGAAAAAAACAATAATCCACTAGTTGATACTATATAAATATTTATATCGGTTAACCATATTATAAAAAAAAATATGAATGTTCCTAATGGAAACAAATCGATCAATTTTTTTATCACTAAAAATAACAGATCCAGAATAAATAAATCTCTTAGAAACCAAAACTGACCAACAAGTGGATAGCCTTGTGCCATCGGTGTGAGTTTTCCCCAAAACACATCTATCCAATCAAGTACTCCAAATTGACGAATTAAAGTTCTAGGTGTTGTAAAATATATTTTTGTAAATGAGAAACTTTGAGCTATATAAAAGAACAAAATGGCTAATAAAGTCCAGATAAAATATGGCAATAAAATAGAGCGGCATTTTTTTTTAACTACAATAATAAATTTTATTTCTTTGGCATATATTAAATAACCAGATAATAAAAAATAAGTTGGAAGGATAGTCGTATAAACAATTATCCCTATTAATTGCTGTATTTTGAGTATTATAATATGTTGATATTCGTTCATCGCAAGATTGTCAACAAAATGTAATTCCGTTATATTATTGTGTATTAGTAAAATAAAAAATACAAGAATAAATCGTAATGCAATTATTCTTTTTGATATATTTTCATTTATTTCCATAAAAATTTCCTTTTATTATAAATACTTTAAGGCAAAACGCTCAAGAAAGTATTTGCTACAATTTCTGGTGTAATTTTTTCAGATAATTTTCGACTATTATATGACATTTCTACAAGTCTTTTTTCACTGGCATCTATTATTTTTTCAATTGCTAACTGTATTTCAGAAACATTGCCTGGTTTAAAAGTATAACCATTATAGTTATTTATAACAAAATATGGCACAGCACCACATATGTCCGATGCTAATATCGGTAATCCGCCGGTGGCAGCCTCATGTAATACCAAGGACCATTGCTCTTTTATGGATGGCAGGACAAAACATCCTGCATTTTGAATGTATTTTGTTAATACTTCTTGATTTGCATAATCTTTTATCTCAACATTCTTATTTTTTATTAACACATTCTTTTCGGGTCCATTACCTATTAAAATCAATCGCCATGATTTTCTATCGCTTATTGCATTCCAGGCTTCTATTAAATATTTTAACCCCTTTTCCGGAGAAAACCTACCTATATAAAGTATATTTTTGGGGTATGATCTCTCTTTTTGCACTATGCTTATTTTTCTAAAAAGTTCTGTATCAGCTGAAAGATTATGCATTAAAATATTTTGAGCATGAAAACCCAGTCGGTGAGCATATTCAAATTGCCATAAACCAGATACTTGAATGTGCGAAAAACATTTTCTATGCCAGAAAGGCGACGCTATGATATTAAGCCATTGTTTACCACCACGCCAATAAGTATCAGAACCAGAAACTACCGGAATAGATAAATATTTTCTAGTTTTTCGACATACAGACATATAATCTTTATCTATCCAACCAGAAGTATATATTATTGTTGGATCCAAATTTTTAATCGTTAAAAATAATTCATTTACTGTCTTGAAATCAGACTTTTTATAATAATATACATTCTCAATTTCCGGAGGGATATAAGGAGTTAAGATTTTTTTGTCCCAGTGAAAAACATGAATAGCAACATTTTTCCGTTTCAACAGCTCATGAAATATTGCTATATTATAGGGTTGAATTTCTGTATAAAGATATATGATATTAATTTTCAAAATAGCTCACCATATGTCAGAGTATAAATACAATTATGTATCTTTAACATTCTCTTTTAAATTACATATTCATATTTTTGCAGAGAATCTATTAAATATTGAACACGAATATTCCAGTAAGCATTTTCTTTAGTAAAGTTATAATTTTTATCAACTTAATATTAAAAAATATTAATATTTTTTTAGAATTTCATTATTTATAACAGAACTATACCTGATGAGATCTATAAATTCTTTAGGATCCCCTCTCAATATTATTGTTCGAAAAAGTATACATTCCTAATCAGGAAAATGTGTATACAAAATATTCAAAGTATTTTCTATTAATTTCAACTTTTTAAAATTATTCCGTACTAGGGAAATGATTTTCATAAATTTATACATATTTATCATTTGCCTATAAGATCTTTTATAATTTAATCCAAATACCTTATGAATATATTCACTTGATTGTAAACCCATTATCACCTGTTTATCAGAATTCACCCTGTTCTCAATAGGATGAATATATGAAATATTCTTGTTATATAAGAATTTACATTTCTTTATCTTACAAGCAATTGACAAGTGAATATATTTTTCTTCACCATATAAAAATATATTTTCATTAAAATAACCTATATTTTCTATTATTTCTTTTCTAATTGCAAAACAAGCTCCACTAAAACAACAATGTTTTTGATTATAAATATTTAACAATTTATATATTTTATAAAATATTAATTCAAAAATACTAGTATTCAACATTAAAAAAGATCGGCCTTTCCTATGTTCATTCTCATATTGCTGTAATCCAACAATTACAACATTGTGATTAGTAAAACTACTATATAATTCTTGAAAAATAGGCTTATTTAATATAACATCAGGATTCATTATCAAAATAATTGGAGCAGAAGATATTTTTATTCCAATGTTATTCCCATACCCGTAGCCACCATTTTTATTATTTTTTACGAAAACTATTTTTCCTTGATAATATTCTTTTATTATACTAGATACACATTCAACATCATCGCTATTGTTATCAACAATTATTATTTCTAATTTTTCACCTATATCATTATTATTAATAATAGAATCTAAACATTTTTTTATTATATTACTTGAGTTGAATGTGACTATTATAATAGATATTTTTTTCATTTCAAAACCATTATTTATTAATAATTCTTATAAAAAAAATATTTTGAGCAAGCATGGATAATAATAGAATAAAATAATAATTACTACTATCATCAAATATTTTTTTCCCCTTAAAATTATACCAAAAAAGTATAATTGAATATATTAAAAAATAATCTGTAACTCGTTCAATTAATAAAATACTTCTACCTAATGCAAATATCATTAATCCAAATAAATAAACATTTAAATATTTGAAATAATACAATGAATTATTACTTCTAACACCGTCTATAAATAAAAGTGCACTCATCCAAAAAAATAAAAATTTCAATGATACCCTTGATGATCCAAAAAAATACTGAGATTCCATATAATGTAATAACATAGAAACAAGTCGATTTATATTATTCTGCGATAAACTAATAAAATCATTTTGAGTTATATAATTCACAATTTGATAAGATATATCTGAAAAATAAATTGATCCAATAATAAACCAATAAATATAATAGATATTGCTTTTAGATCGTTTTGACAAATTAATTATCAAAATAATTATAATACCAAAGAGCCAGGCTGCAATATGAAAAGTTCCCGATACGATATATAATATAACAATAAAGACAATATCCTTTTTATTTTTTTATTTTTTATACAATATACCGATAAAAGCAATAAAAATGATATTGATAGTCCTTCGCGTAATATTACAGCATTATGATAAATTCCCCAGAATGGAATATAAAGAAGTAATAATAATAATGATGAATAATTATCATTTAAGTAACCACTTTGTATAGATAAGTTCTTTTGAACACACATAACTAAAAATAAATTAAAAAACGTTATAATAGCAAAGAATAGTCTAAAATTATCATGCACAAATATTTTAATTATTTTATTTATTATTTGATAGCCAATTTCAAAACGCAGGTTACTACTTGTATCAAATAAATTTGTATTTGATACAAGATAATATCTTATATATATTAACGTATCAGGTACCATGCTTGATCTTAAAGCTATCAAAATGATAAAAGGTAGTATAAAAAGTATGATTACGATATATCTACCCTTTATTTTATTTGCTAATTCAATAAACAGAAAGGAATAAATAGAATAAAATAAAATAATGGCCGAACTCATCTAACACCTGAATAGATATTTATAGGAATATATACAATAATATAATTAGAGCTTTATCCTATACAAAGTATTTTTTAAAATAATTACTAAATTTCTAATAGGAAAATATAAATCACATCTTATTAATATAAGTATAATTAGTTTCAAGTATTTAGATTTAGAAAAATTTCTATGTATATAACTTTCATGACGCGCAATCAATCTAAGTAAACCCTTTGTTTGCATATAAGAATCAACTCTTTTCTCAAAGAGCTCACCCCCATACTTTGGATATCTTTTCGAAGCTGGATGTGAATAGTTATAAATATCTTTTTTAAAATCATCTGTTCGTATTAAATAGCATTGATCAGAAAACCCATATCCAACAAAAAAATTTTCTGGACGCTTATCATCAAAGTTCATACATATAGTATTATAACTATAATCCCACATCGGATTAGCTACAAAATATTTACTTTCACTATTTAAAATCTCACAGGCATCATGTATCCATCGACTATTTTTATTTTTTTTATTCATAAATGCATCACTAGAGAAATGGAGATGGTATTTGGTTTTAGATAAATATATACCAACTAATTCAGCACTCGAATAATAATATCCTGTTCCAAACGATTCTTTTTTAATATCAAAACATTTCAGAGCCTCGTCGATATAATCATCTACAAAATAATATGCGTCTATTATACCTTTATCAATCTTTTTTTGTGCAAATATTTTTACTTTTTCTGGATTATCTACATTATTTATAATCAATTGTTTAAACTTAAAGTTATAATTACAATTATTAATCATATTATTTAAATAATTTGTTTTTAATAAATATTCCCAATCTTTTTCATAACATTTTGTTTCAAATGTTATGGGGTAACAGAAGACCTCTTTTATAATATTTGTTCTCATATTCTAAAATAAATATTCCTTATTGATTGTTTGCCATCTTTCTTTAGATGAAATACTGCCCATAATTTGATTAATTTCTAATCTTAATAATTTTTCTATAATTTCTTTTGTAAATCTATATTTGATTATTCTTGCAGGAACTCCTCCAACTATGGCATACGGTGGTACATCTTTTGTAATTACTGCGCCAGTAGCTAACACTGCCCCTTGGCCTATGGTGAGACCAGATAAAAGAATTACGTTAGAACCAATCCAAACATCATCTTTGATTATAATATCACCCTTACTTATAGCATCGTATCCGGAATTCAATAAAAGGCTATTTACAGGATACGAAGATAATTTAGCTATGTCATGATCTACACATAAAAGAAATTTCGAGTCATCACCTATTGAACAATAAGAGCCAATTATTAGTTTAGTCGTTGTTTTAGACGCAATTTGAACATTTAATTTTCCGTACGTTTTTTCGCCTATTTTTACATTTTCTATAGGAAAAATACATACAGGGATTGTTAAATTTAGTTTGTTTAATTTTCGCCATTTTGCAATAAATAGTAATAGTTTCATTTTATTTATTACATGGCGATATAAATATTTGATCATATTTAAATTAAAAATGTAATTGCGATTTCTTGCCATTTAATGCTTATTGTTTTTTATACAAATTATTTATTACAACATTTTTTTAGCCAATTGACTGTTAGCCCGCCAGTTATTGGATATATACTTAGATAAAAATAACATCGTTTTATTATTTCATTGATATCTTTACGTTCCTTACTATAAAATCTGCCAATGACCGTGTCTCATCAAATGATATTTCTGCTTCATAAACAAATCATATCTACTTTGTTTTGTTTGGATTTCTAGCGATGCCCAAATTTATAAATTTAATAACTTTTTTTATTAAATTTAGGTATGTCATTGGTGAAAATATCATTATCAATTTAAAATACTTTAAAAAAACTCTTTTATTTGATTTATAATTTAGTGTTAACAAAATATAATTTAAGTATAAATGCCATGCATAAAATAAATCACCATTTCTTACTAATTTATAAAATCCTTCCTTGTAAAAATATTTTCTCATGTCATGAAAAACTCGCTCATTCATTCCTAATTCATCACGGCATAAAGAACCAGAATGTATTCGATAATAATACAACTCTTTATCTACAAGAAATATTTTATTTCCAGTAGTTATTATACTAGTCGTAAATG contains these protein-coding regions:
- a CDS encoding CatB-related O-acetyltransferase; this encodes MARNRNYIFNLNMIKYLYRHVINKMKLLLFIAKWRKLNKLNLTIPVCIFPIENVKIGEKTYGKLNVQIASKTTTKLIIGSYCSIGDDSKFLLCVDHDIAKLSSYPVNSLLLNSGYDAISKGDIIIKDDVWIGSNVILLSGLTIGQGAVLATGAVITKDVPPYAIVGGVPARIIKYRFTKEIIEKLLRLEINQIMGSISSKERWQTINKEYLF
- a CDS encoding EpsG family protein yields the protein MVFIVILYIVSGTFHIAAWLFGIIIILIINLSKRSKSNIYYIYWFIIGSIYFSDISYQIVNYITQNDFISLSQNNINRLVSMLLHYMESQYFFGSSRVSLKFLFFWMSALLFIDGVRSNNSLYYFKYLNVYLFGLMIFALGRSILLIERVTDYFLIYSIILFWYNFKGKKIFDDSSNYYFILLLSMLAQNIFFIRIINK
- a CDS encoding glycosyltransferase family 2 protein; the encoded protein is MKISIVTVCYNSVITMRNTIKSALSQVDVNLEYIIVDGASVDGTLDIIKEYAEKYPKIIKYISSPDAGIYDAMNKGIEIATGTIIGILNSDDCYSANDVLYFISREFDKTGSDAVYGDLLYVKNNKPYRYWKSGERKSFKSGWMIPHPSFFVKKEIYIKYGNFRLDCGSAADYEILLRLLEKYSISISYLPKVLVYMRIGGVSNSGIKSRINALIEDKHAWEVNSLEPLKFTIFLKKIYKLSQFIRAKTYKSPCNPSLLSVDNFSGY
- a CDS encoding EpsG family protein; translation: MSSAIILFYSIYSFLFIELANKIKGRYIVIILFILPFIILIALRSSMVPDTLIYIRYYLVSNTNLFDTSSNLRFEIGYQIINKIIKIFVHDNFRLFFAIITFFNLFLVMCVQKNLSIQSGYLNDNYSSLLLLLLYIPFWGIYHNAVILREGLSISFLLLLSVYCIKNKKIKRILSLLLYYISYRELFILQPGSLVL
- a CDS encoding acyltransferase family protein, which encodes MEINENISKRIIALRFILVFFILLIHNNITELHFVDNLAMNEYQHIIILKIQQLIGIIVYTTILPTYFLLSGYLIYAKEIKFIIVVKKKCRSILLPYFIWTLLAILFFYIAQSFSFTKIYFTTPRTLIRQFGVLDWIDVFWGKLTPMAQGYPLVGQFWFLRDLFILDLLFLVIKKLIDLFPLGTFIFFFIIWLTDINIYIVSTSGLLFFSLGYYIVKYSLNEGKIDKINIIELAVVCLLTLCIELFFNKHVPQIHTINTFLGCIFLIRLSWFLVRKKYLYEFLKKLEKYSFFVFAIHLPYLLVLNKLYMRIIPISGLAGVLLQYFCIAIFGTTLFLTIGVIIRKKLPKIFALVTGNRL
- a CDS encoding glycosyltransferase — protein: MAERKHLTLLYNFDETWIGGTYYVLNIIKALNSLSDNGVKPKITIIHQYKIGLDAIKAINYPYIEFLETNIKLSFLKKIINIISDLFFYRGLFEIKLPLEKIDFVYPFATHINTNNIKSAYYWIPDFQDRYLPHFFRVFECTLRHWNRLLMIRKGYPIIFSSSTALADFKMFYPRAKNKTEIISFVSIIGDQYKTVDFFALKIKYNLPQLYFISPNQFWRHKNQVIVLQAIDILKRNGIELKVIFTGKEYDNRNPEYFTMLQNFVEEKDIDSSVSFLGFIDRDEQLQIMNNAVCIIQPSLFEGWSTVVEDAKALNKYILVSDIPLHREQIINNCSFFNPKDPDDLANKMLSCLCNMKDVVSHNYNSNIHKFAMEIINLISNKT
- a CDS encoding glycosyltransferase family 4 protein codes for the protein MKINIIYLYTEIQPYNIAIFHELLKRKNVAIHVFHWDKKILTPYIPPEIENVYYYKKSDFKTVNELFLTIKNLDPTIIYTSGWIDKDYMSVCRKTRKYLSIPVVSGSDTYWRGGKQWLNIIASPFWHRKCFSHIQVSGLWQFEYAHRLGFHAQNILMHNLSADTELFRKISIVQKERSYPKNILYIGRFSPEKGLKYLIEAWNAISDRKSWRLILIGNGPEKNVLIKNKNVEIKDYANQEVLTKYIQNAGCFVLPSIKEQWSLVLHEAATGGLPILASDICGAVPYFVINNYNGYTFKPGNVSEIQLAIEKIIDASEKRLVEMSYNSRKLSEKITPEIVANTFLSVLP
- a CDS encoding glycosyltransferase → MKKISIIIVTFNSSNIIKKCLDSIINNNDIGEKLEIIIVDNNSDDVECVSSIIKEYYQGKIVFVKNNKNGGYGYGNNIGIKISSAPIILIMNPDVILNKPIFQELYSSFTNHNVVIVGLQQYENEHRKGRSFLMLNTSIFELIFYKIYKLLNIYNQKHCCFSGACFAIRKEIIENIGYFNENIFLYGEEKYIHLSIACKIKKCKFLYNKNISYIHPIENRVNSDKQVIMGLQSSEYIHKVFGLNYKRSYRQMINMYKFMKIISLVRNNFKKLKLIENTLNILYTHFPD
- a CDS encoding NAD-dependent epimerase/dehydratase family protein, with translation MKIIIIGSKGFIGSHCVSYFSKQNNDVWESDIVVDSKNNNKYYSIDTISPDFSVIFKAQQFDVCVNCSGAANVPESFVNPLKDYHLNTVNVFRILNSLRQFNSKCKFINLSSAAVYGSPKKLPISEDMMMNPISPYGWHKQQAEIISKEFFLLYGIQTINLRIFSVYGVGLRKQIFWDIFQKVKNSDNIELFGTGNESRDFIYIEDLVRAIDHIIKFAEFNSEAINISSGIETTIKEAATLLCKNIRDNINIIFNQQIREGDPINWRSDINKLTSYGFVNNYSLEMGIKELAKWLKENI
- the gmd gene encoding GDP-mannose 4,6-dehydratase, which translates into the protein MKTALITGVTGQDGAYLSEFLLKKGYEVHGIKRRSSSFNTQRVDHLYQDPHVKNKHFILHYGDLTDTSNLIRIIQYVQPDEIYNLGAQSHVQVSFEVPEYTADDDGIGTLRLLEAIRILGLEKKVRFYQASTSELYGKVQEIPQKETTPFYPRSPYACAKLYAYWITVNYRESYGMHASNGILFNHESPLRGETFVTRKVTRAAARIKLGLQDRLFMGNLDSKRDWGFAGDYVELMWLMLQQEEPDDYVMATGVTTTVRDFISMAFKEAGIVLKWEGNGVEEKGIDASSGTVLVEIDPRYFRPAEVELLIGDPSKAKAKLGWEPKVQLPELVKMMVANDIQLAEREVHLKEG